In the genome of Bremerella sp. P1, the window GCTGATGTCGTCGGCCAGATTGTAAAGCTCGAGATGGCCATCTTCGTAGAACTCGATCAGCTTCCAATCCCCTTCACGAATCGCAGCTGACGGCGAACCGCCCTGATTGCCGTAGTGAGGGTAGTGCCAGTAAATCGCACCGCGATCGAGATCCTGTCCCTCGAGAACCGGGGCGAAGCTCATGCCATCGACCGTCAGATTCTTAGGAACTTCGATTCCTGCGATTTGCAGCATGGTGGGGAAGAAGTCGACACTGCTGACGTATTGCGATGTCTCGGTGCCTGCCTTGGTAGTGCCGGGCCAGCGAACGATCATTGGTTCGCGAATGCCCCCTTCGTAGATCCAGCCTTTGCCACCGCGAAGCGGCAGATTACTGGTTGGGTGACCTTCCGAAGTCGACAGGCCGCCGTTGTCGGACATGAAAATGACGACAGTTTCATCCGTCAGACCTAGCTCGTCGATGCCGTTGAGCACCTTGCCGACTGCTTGATCCATGGCGTCGACCATGCCGGCGTACACGGCGTGTTCCTGAACGAGACGGACTTTGCGTTCCCCTTCTTGTCCCCAAATCTCGCCATGCTTAAGCGTTTCCTTTTTCTTCTGGTACTTCTCCTTGAGGTCTTCACGAGACATCAACGGGGTGTGGACTGAATAGAAGGAAAGGTAAGCCAGAAACGGTTCGTCTTGATGCTCGGTCATGAACTTGACGGTTTCAGTGGCCAGGCGATCCGGCAAGTGCTCACCGGCGGGGCCGTCTTTCAAACGAGGATTGCCATAAGGAGAGAAATACTTCTTCCCTCCGTAAGGGCCGCCCCGGTCGATGCCTCCTTGGTTGACGTCGAAGCCTTGGTGTTCAGGCCAATACTGCTCGCCACCTAAGTGCCACTTCCCGGCGAAGAAGGTCGCATAGCCGTTCTGTTTCAGGAGTTCCGCGATCGTGGTTTCGTCATGGGCAAGCTGCATTGCGTAAGGTGCCGGCAGCATCTTGGTCTTGCGGTTCCAACGCTCAGGCTGAGCAGCGCCGATGTAGTCGGTAATGCCCGTTCGGGTTGGGTAGCGGCCAGTCATGATGCTGGCACGCGTCGGCGAGCAAACCTGGCAAGCCGCGTAGGCATTGGTGAACTTCAGCCCGCTTGCGGCCAGCTTGTCGACGTTAGGGGTCTCGTAAAACGAACTTCCGTAGCAGCTCAAGTCGGTCCAGCCAAGATCATCGACGAGGAAGAAAACAAAGTTCGGTTTGCGTTCTTCGGCGGACGTCGTTTGGGGTGCCAGCAAAAGCGCCAAAGCAGAAAGCAAGATCGCAAGCGTTCGCATGGGAAGTATCTCGATACGCGGAAGGTAATTGGAAAAGGGGAAGACGGGGTCGAACCCTATTGTGGTTTAGGTTGGTGGGTGCGTCAAACTAACGCAGTCGGTACGGCTGTGGGTCGATATGTGGGGCTAATCCATCCAGAAGCTGCCACGCCAACTTGCCGGTGCCAGCTCCCATCGAGAGTCCCAGCATGCTATGTCCGGCGGTGATCAACACGTTATTGAATTTGGGGGCAAAGTCGATGTACGGCAGATCATCCGGTGTCATGGGACGCCAGCCGTACCATTCTTCGTAGGTCTCGTCAGTAAAAGGTTCTTTGAGATAATGCGACGCACCCTTCTTCAGCAGTGCCAGACGCTTGGTATTGATGCTCGCATCGTACCCGCCAAACTCCATCGTAGACCCAAGCCGATAGCCATCGTCAAAGGGGGTCACGCCGACGCGGCTCTCTTCCAGGAGCATCGGGATCTTGGGGCAGATCGACGGCCTCGCCATGGTAATGGAGTACCCTTTGCCCGGTTGAATTCGCAGC includes:
- a CDS encoding sulfatase is translated as MRTLAILLSALALLLAPQTTSAEERKPNFVFFLVDDLGWTDLSCYGSSFYETPNVDKLAASGLKFTNAYAACQVCSPTRASIMTGRYPTRTGITDYIGAAQPERWNRKTKMLPAPYAMQLAHDETTIAELLKQNGYATFFAGKWHLGGEQYWPEHQGFDVNQGGIDRGGPYGGKKYFSPYGNPRLKDGPAGEHLPDRLATETVKFMTEHQDEPFLAYLSFYSVHTPLMSREDLKEKYQKKKETLKHGEIWGQEGERKVRLVQEHAVYAGMVDAMDQAVGKVLNGIDELGLTDETVVIFMSDNGGLSTSEGHPTSNLPLRGGKGWIYEGGIREPMIVRWPGTTKAGTETSQYVSSVDFFPTMLQIAGIEVPKNLTVDGMSFAPVLEGQDLDRGAIYWHYPHYGNQGGSPSAAIREGDWKLIEFYEDGHLELYNLADDISEQNDLAAKKPDLAAKMHAKLKAWRKETGAKMPTHRKDA